A stretch of Comamonadaceae bacterium M7527 DNA encodes these proteins:
- a CDS encoding type II toxin-antitoxin system RatA family toxin translates to MKTVRKSVLLHHSPQRMFDLVTGVDQYPQFLPWCDKAQVLSQDGAGMTAQVGIALGGLHQSFTTRNTHTVAQRPDESTLVHMQLVDGPFSHLEGEWTITPLGQPDQQGHVQACKVNFTLTYAFASKTLAMLVGPVFDKIAATMVEAFVARADATAHQP, encoded by the coding sequence ATGAAAACCGTTCGCAAGTCTGTTTTACTTCACCACAGCCCCCAACGCATGTTTGATTTGGTGACAGGCGTTGACCAATACCCCCAGTTTTTACCCTGGTGTGACAAGGCCCAAGTGCTGTCGCAAGACGGCGCTGGCATGACGGCGCAAGTGGGCATTGCATTGGGTGGCTTGCACCAAAGCTTTACCACGCGCAACACCCACACCGTGGCCCAAAGGCCAGATGAGTCCACCCTGGTGCACATGCAGCTGGTTGACGGCCCGTTTTCTCACCTTGAGGGTGAATGGACTATTACGCCACTGGGCCAGCCAGACCAGCAGGGCCATGTACAAGCGTGCAAAGTGAACTTCACGCTAACCTATGCCTTTGCCAGCAAAACACTGGCGATGCTGGTAGGCCCTGTGTTTGACAAGATTGCCGCCACCATGGTGGAGGCCTTTGTGGCGCGCGCAGACGCGACTGCTCATCAGCCATGA
- the truB gene encoding tRNA pseudouridine(55) synthase TruB yields the protein MNSPQQQRRSSVTRRPVHGVLLLDKPIGLSSNQALQKAKWLLRAEKAGHTGTLDPLATGMLPLCFGAATKFSQLHLDANKAYIAHVRLGVTTTTADAEGDVLETRPVPALDQAALDAVAARFVGDIQQVPPMYSALKKDGKALYEYAREGVTLEREARAVHIFDLQLTPTADPGVISLRVSCSKGTYIRTLGEDIGAAIGCGAHLASLRRTQTGGFTLDDGCAQHGTVSLTELEAMADDIRLQTLLPVHSLLPDVPAVTLASHDAGRFLSGVRLRGEQYGKAQPLVAVWGDAPQAFLGSAHTAGGELIPTRLLSPVEVSQCVAQVH from the coding sequence ATGAACTCACCGCAACAGCAGCGGCGGAGTTCGGTGACGCGTCGCCCCGTGCACGGGGTGTTGCTGCTGGACAAGCCCATAGGACTCTCAAGCAACCAAGCCTTGCAAAAGGCCAAGTGGTTGTTGCGCGCCGAAAAAGCCGGCCACACAGGCACGCTTGACCCGCTGGCTACAGGCATGCTGCCGCTGTGCTTTGGCGCCGCCACCAAATTCAGCCAGTTGCACCTGGACGCCAACAAGGCCTACATAGCCCATGTGAGGCTTGGTGTGACCACGACTACCGCTGACGCCGAGGGCGACGTGCTTGAGACCAGGCCGGTACCAGCCCTGGACCAAGCCGCTCTGGATGCGGTAGCTGCTCGGTTTGTGGGCGACATACAGCAAGTGCCGCCCATGTATTCAGCGCTTAAAAAGGATGGCAAAGCCCTTTACGAATACGCGCGCGAAGGTGTCACGCTTGAGCGTGAGGCCAGGGCGGTACATATATTTGACTTGCAATTGACACCAACGGCTGATCCAGGCGTGATCAGCTTGCGAGTGTCCTGCTCAAAGGGCACCTACATACGCACCTTGGGTGAAGACATTGGCGCGGCCATAGGTTGTGGTGCGCATTTGGCCAGTTTGCGCCGTACCCAAACGGGCGGCTTTACGCTGGATGATGGTTGCGCCCAGCATGGCACGGTGTCACTCACCGAGCTGGAGGCCATGGCCGACGATATCCGCTTGCAGACTTTGCTGCCTGTGCACAGCCTGCTGCCCGATGTGCCAGCCGTCACATTGGCCAGTCATGATGCAGGACGCTTTTTAAGCGGCGTGCGCTTGCGTGGTGAGCAATACGGCAAAGCCCAGCCACTGGTTGCCGTTTGGGGTGACGCGCCGCAAGCCTTTTTGGGCTCTGCGCACACCGCCGGTGGCGAGTTGATTCCCACCAGGTTGTTAAGCCCTGTGGAAGTGTCTCAGTGTGTGGCGCAAGTGCATTAG
- the guaB gene encoding IMP dehydrogenase: MRLLGQALTFDDVLLVPAFSQVLPKDTHLTTQFTRQLRLNLPLVSAAMDTVTEARLAIALAQEGGIGIVHKNLTASEQAAQVAKVKRYESGVVRDPVVITPGHTVRQVMQMSEDLGVSGFPVVDAGKVVGIVTGRDLRFETRFDQTVAEIMTPRERLITVPEGTTPEQAKALLNKHKLERLLVITADFELRGLITVKDITKQLNFPNAARDDAGRLLVGAAVGVGAGTEERVEALAAAGVDAIVVDTAHGHSQGVLDRVRWVKKHFPHIQVIGGNIATGAAALALVEAGADAVKVGIGPGSICTTRIVAGVGVPQVTAIDNVATALKGTGVPLIADGGVRYSGDVAKAIAAGASTVMMGGMFAGTEEAPGEVILYQGRSYKSYRGMGSIGAMQQGSADRYFQESSTGNPNADKLVPEGIEGQVPYKGSVVAILYQLAGGVRASMGYCGCASIDDMQNKAEFVQITTAGVRESHVHDVRITKEAPNYRGN, translated from the coding sequence ATGCGGCTGCTAGGTCAAGCGCTTACTTTCGACGACGTGTTGTTGGTACCTGCGTTTTCGCAAGTCCTGCCCAAGGACACCCACCTCACCACCCAATTTACGCGCCAGTTGCGCTTGAATTTGCCATTGGTCTCAGCAGCCATGGACACCGTGACCGAAGCCCGCTTGGCCATTGCCTTGGCGCAAGAAGGCGGCATTGGCATCGTGCACAAAAACCTCACCGCGTCAGAGCAGGCCGCGCAAGTGGCCAAGGTCAAGCGCTACGAGAGCGGCGTGGTGCGAGACCCCGTTGTCATCACTCCTGGCCACACCGTTCGCCAAGTCATGCAAATGTCTGAAGACCTTGGCGTGTCTGGCTTTCCGGTGGTAGACGCCGGCAAAGTAGTGGGCATTGTGACGGGGCGTGACTTGCGCTTTGAAACACGCTTTGACCAAACCGTGGCCGAGATCATGACGCCGCGTGAGCGTTTGATAACCGTGCCAGAAGGCACCACACCAGAGCAAGCCAAAGCGCTGCTGAACAAACACAAGCTGGAGCGCTTGCTGGTTATTACAGCCGACTTTGAGCTGCGCGGCCTGATCACCGTTAAAGACATCACCAAACAGCTCAACTTCCCCAATGCGGCGCGCGACGATGCGGGCCGCTTGCTGGTGGGCGCCGCAGTAGGCGTAGGCGCAGGCACAGAAGAGCGCGTTGAAGCGCTGGCAGCCGCTGGTGTTGACGCCATAGTGGTTGACACAGCACACGGCCACAGCCAAGGCGTGCTGGACCGCGTGCGCTGGGTGAAGAAACACTTCCCACACATTCAGGTGATTGGCGGCAACATTGCCACTGGAGCGGCAGCACTTGCGCTGGTAGAAGCCGGTGCAGACGCCGTGAAGGTTGGCATTGGCCCAGGCAGCATTTGCACCACCCGCATTGTGGCCGGTGTTGGTGTGCCACAAGTCACAGCCATTGACAACGTGGCCACTGCGCTAAAAGGCACTGGCGTGCCACTCATCGCAGACGGCGGCGTGCGCTACAGCGGTGACGTGGCCAAAGCCATTGCCGCAGGCGCCAGCACGGTCATGATGGGCGGCATGTTTGCCGGCACAGAAGAGGCGCCGGGCGAGGTGATTTTGTACCAGGGCCGCTCATACAAAAGCTACCGCGGCATGGGCAGCATTGGCGCCATGCAACAGGGCAGTGCAGACCGTTACTTCCAAGAGTCCAGCACCGGCAACCCCAATGCAGACAAACTGGTACCTGAGGGCATTGAGGGCCAAGTGCCCTACAAAGGCTCTGTGGTGGCCATTTTGTACCAGCTCGCCGGTGGCGTGCGTGCGTCCATGGGCTATTGCGGTTGCGCCAGCATTGACGACATGCAAAACAAGGCCGAGTTTGTGCAAATTACCACGGCAGGTGTGCGTGAGAGCCATGTACACGACGTGCGCATTACCAAAGAGGCGCCCAACTACCGGGGCAACTAG
- the typA gene encoding translational GTPase TypA, translated as MTTPIRNIAIIAHVDHGKTTMVDQLLRQSGTFADHEKVVDTVMDNNAIERERGITILAKNCAVSWEGTHINIVDTPGHADFGGEVERALSMVDGVVLLIDAQEGPMPQTRFVTKKALALGLRPILVVNKVDKPGARPDFVVNAAFDLFDKLGATDEQLDFPVVYASGINGWTSMDEGAPGEQWGPDMAALFNTILSHVPAQSGDAQAPLQLQVSALDFSTFVGRIGVGRVKQGTIKPQMDVVVMEGPDGKSYKGRINQVLKFQGLERVQVTEAGPGDIVLVNGIADIGIGVTITDPLKPAPLPMLTVDEPTLTMNFCVNTSPLAGREGKFVTSRQLWDRLQKELQHNVALRVDETDEEGIFEVRGRGELHLTILLENMRREGYELAVSKPRVVFREIDGQRCEPIELVTADIEESHQGGVMQALGERKGELVNMEPDGRGRVRLEYRIPARGLIGFTNEFLNLTRGSGLISNIFDGYEPHKGDIGGRKNGVLISMDDGEIFTYALGKLDDRGRMMVKANDPVYEGMIVGIHSRDNDLVVNATRTKQLTNFRVSGKEDAVKITPPIDLTLEYGVEFIEDDELVEITPKSVRLRKRHLKESDRKRAGRDTSMG; from the coding sequence ATGACAACGCCTATTCGTAACATTGCCATCATTGCCCACGTTGACCACGGCAAAACAACCATGGTTGACCAATTGCTGCGCCAGTCCGGCACGTTTGCAGACCACGAAAAAGTCGTGGACACCGTGATGGACAACAACGCCATCGAGCGTGAGCGCGGCATTACCATTCTTGCCAAAAACTGTGCCGTGAGCTGGGAAGGTACACACATCAACATCGTTGATACTCCAGGACACGCGGACTTTGGTGGTGAAGTTGAGCGCGCCTTGTCCATGGTTGACGGCGTTGTATTGCTCATTGATGCGCAAGAAGGCCCCATGCCACAAACGCGCTTTGTGACCAAGAAAGCCTTGGCCTTGGGCCTACGCCCCATTTTGGTGGTGAACAAAGTTGACAAGCCAGGCGCGCGCCCCGACTTTGTTGTCAACGCTGCGTTTGACTTGTTTGACAAGTTGGGTGCTACCGACGAGCAGTTGGATTTTCCGGTGGTGTACGCCTCAGGCATCAATGGCTGGACGTCCATGGACGAGGGCGCACCCGGTGAGCAGTGGGGCCCAGACATGGCTGCCTTGTTCAACACCATTTTGAGCCACGTGCCAGCACAAAGCGGTGACGCGCAAGCGCCATTGCAGTTGCAAGTCTCGGCACTGGACTTCTCTACATTCGTGGGCCGCATTGGCGTGGGCCGCGTCAAGCAAGGCACCATCAAGCCACAAATGGACGTGGTGGTTATGGAAGGCCCTGACGGCAAGTCTTACAAAGGCCGTATCAACCAGGTGTTGAAATTCCAGGGCCTGGAGCGCGTACAGGTTACAGAAGCCGGCCCGGGCGACATTGTGCTGGTTAACGGTATTGCAGACATCGGTATTGGCGTAACCATTACAGACCCGCTAAAGCCCGCACCACTGCCCATGTTGACCGTGGACGAGCCAACGCTCACCATGAACTTCTGTGTGAACACCAGCCCACTGGCCGGTCGTGAAGGCAAGTTTGTGACCAGCCGTCAGCTGTGGGACCGCCTGCAAAAAGAGCTGCAACACAACGTCGCGTTGCGTGTTGACGAAACCGACGAAGAAGGTATTTTTGAAGTACGTGGCCGTGGTGAATTACACCTGACCATTTTGCTGGAAAACATGCGCCGCGAAGGCTACGAACTGGCTGTGTCCAAGCCACGCGTGGTGTTCCGTGAAATAGACGGACAGCGTTGCGAGCCAATCGAGCTGGTCACAGCAGACATCGAAGAATCGCACCAAGGTGGCGTTATGCAGGCACTGGGCGAGCGTAAAGGCGAGCTGGTGAACATGGAGCCCGATGGCCGTGGTCGCGTGCGCCTGGAGTACCGCATTCCAGCGCGTGGCCTGATTGGTTTTACCAACGAGTTCTTGAACTTGACCCGTGGCTCTGGCCTGATCTCCAACATCTTTGATGGTTACGAGCCTCATAAAGGCGATATCGGTGGCCGCAAGAATGGCGTGCTCATCTCCATGGACGACGGTGAAATTTTCACCTACGCCCTGGGCAAGCTTGACGACCGTGGCCGCATGATGGTCAAGGCCAACGATCCTGTATACGAAGGCATGATTGTGGGCATCCACAGCCGTGACAACGACTTGGTTGTTAACGCCACCCGTACCAAGCAGCTCACCAACTTCCGCGTCAGCGGCAAAGAAGATGCGGTCAAGATCACGCCTCCAATCGACTTGACACTGGAGTACGGTGTTGAATTTATTGAAGATGACGAGCTGGTTGAAATCACACCAAAGAGCGTTCGTTTGCGCAAGCGTCACTTGAAAGAGTCAGACCGCAAGCGCGCGGGTCGCGACACCAGCATGGGTTAA
- a CDS encoding enoyl-CoA hydratase/isomerase family protein yields the protein MTKSLTPSPSFQLDTEFVNAYVGGRVGLISLTRPKALNALDLGMVQSITQCLEAWQDDDAVLAVVIRGSDKNGPFGHFCAGGDIRFFHQAALAGDTALDDFFTQEYALNHLIHKYPKPYIALMDGVVMGGGMGIAQGASLRVVTPHSKLAMPETNIGLFPDVGGGFFLSRAPGRIGEYLGLTGEVIHAGDAIASGLADICVERGRLATLWQELQDTPFESAEAVERWVQGKASPAPLPEVFKDRTHIDAVFGLDTVSEMEAMLAGMEGEWASHTLQVLRARSPLMLHVVLEQVRKARGMTLAEDLRMERDMVYQCFNWRAGAASETVEGIRALAVDKDHAPQWNPPSIAGVGEDMVQVFFKSPWGEHEHPLAHLS from the coding sequence ATGACCAAGTCCCTCACACCATCACCTTCATTTCAACTGGATACCGAGTTTGTGAACGCCTACGTGGGCGGTCGCGTTGGCCTGATCAGCCTCACGCGCCCCAAGGCGCTGAACGCGCTAGACCTAGGCATGGTGCAAAGCATTACGCAGTGTCTTGAGGCCTGGCAAGACGACGATGCGGTGTTGGCCGTGGTTATTCGCGGCAGTGACAAAAACGGCCCATTCGGCCATTTTTGTGCTGGGGGCGACATTCGGTTTTTTCACCAAGCTGCACTGGCAGGTGACACAGCGCTGGACGACTTCTTTACGCAAGAGTACGCGCTAAACCACCTCATACACAAATACCCCAAGCCCTACATCGCCTTGATGGACGGGGTGGTAATGGGCGGCGGCATGGGCATTGCGCAGGGCGCCAGCCTGCGCGTGGTCACACCGCACAGCAAGCTGGCCATGCCAGAGACCAATATTGGCTTGTTTCCAGATGTAGGCGGCGGCTTTTTCCTGAGTCGCGCACCGGGTCGCATAGGCGAGTACTTGGGCCTTACTGGCGAGGTCATACACGCAGGGGACGCCATTGCATCGGGCTTGGCCGACATATGCGTGGAAAGAGGCCGCTTGGCCACCTTGTGGCAAGAGTTGCAAGATACGCCCTTTGAAAGCGCCGAGGCGGTAGAGCGTTGGGTGCAAGGCAAAGCCAGCCCCGCACCGCTGCCTGAAGTCTTTAAAGACCGCACGCATATTGACGCCGTGTTTGGCCTTGATACGGTCAGCGAAATGGAAGCCATGCTCGCAGGCATGGAGGGCGAATGGGCTAGCCACACGCTGCAAGTGCTCAGAGCCCGCTCACCGCTGATGCTGCACGTGGTGCTGGAACAAGTGCGCAAGGCCCGTGGTATGACCCTGGCCGAAGACCTGCGCATGGAGCGCGACATGGTCTACCAATGCTTTAACTGGCGCGCAGGGGCTGCCAGTGAAACGGTTGAGGGCATTAGGGCCTTGGCGGTGGACAAAGACCATGCGCCCCAATGGAACCCGCCCAGCATCGCCGGTGTCGGTGAGGACATGGTGCAGGTGTTTTTCAAGTCGCCCTGGGGCGAGCATGAGCATCCGCTGGCGCATCTGAGCTGA
- a CDS encoding RnfH family protein has translation MKQDTKRMQIQVMASTKPRQLQTLTLDLDVGTTTQQALQHIATHADWQVAANSALAGEWTSALWGRKIGLTEVLRHGDRLELCRPLLVDPMVARRERFATQGARGAGLFSKRRAGAKAGY, from the coding sequence ATGAAGCAAGACACCAAGCGCATGCAAATACAGGTGATGGCCTCAACAAAGCCCCGGCAGCTGCAAACGCTGACGCTAGACCTGGACGTGGGCACCACCACGCAACAGGCCTTGCAGCACATTGCCACGCACGCAGACTGGCAAGTTGCAGCCAACAGCGCGCTGGCAGGCGAATGGACAAGCGCCTTGTGGGGACGAAAAATTGGCCTAACTGAAGTGCTGCGTCATGGCGACCGCCTGGAGTTGTGCCGCCCCTTGCTGGTAGACCCCATGGTGGCCAGGCGCGAGCGTTTTGCCACCCAGGGCGCGCGGGGCGCCGGCTTGTTTTCAAAGCGCCGGGCAGGGGCAAAAGCGGGCTATTAG
- the rbfA gene encoding 30S ribosome-binding factor RbfA produces the protein MAIKKSSTPNRGYRVADQIQRDLSELIARELKDPRVGMVTIQSVEVTPDYAHAKVFFSLLVGDPIKTEEALNQGAGFLRNGLFKRLHIHTVPTLHFHFDRTAEHAADMNALIAKAVSSRAKDD, from the coding sequence ATGGCCATCAAAAAATCATCAACACCCAACCGGGGCTACCGGGTGGCCGATCAGATCCAGCGCGATTTGTCGGAGTTGATCGCGCGCGAGTTGAAAGACCCGCGCGTGGGTATGGTCACGATTCAAAGCGTTGAAGTCACACCAGACTATGCGCATGCCAAGGTGTTTTTCAGCTTGTTGGTGGGCGACCCCATCAAGACTGAAGAAGCACTGAACCAGGGTGCAGGCTTCTTGCGCAATGGCTTGTTCAAGCGCTTGCACATCCACACCGTGCCGACACTGCACTTTCACTTTGACCGCACGGCAGAACACGCCGCGGACATGAACGCCTTGATCGCCAAGGCCGTTTCATCCAGGGCCAAGGACGACTGA
- the guaA gene encoding glutamine-hydrolyzing GMP synthase — MSHEKILILDFGSQVTQLIARRVREAHVFCEVHPCDVTSDWVRDYAADGNLKGVILSGSHASVYEESTDAAPDAVFELGVPVLGICYGMQTMAQQLGGKVEGGHTREFGYAEVRAHGHTKLLDGIADFTTAEGHGMLKVWMSHGDKVTGMPEGFKLMASTPSCPIAGMADEARGYYAVQFHPEVTHTVQGKAMLERFVLDVCKAQPDWIMGDYVEEAVARIREQVGDEEVILGLSGGVDSSVAAALIHRAIGDQLTCVFVDHGLLRLNEGDMVMEMFEGKLNARVIRVDAADLFLGKLAGVSEPEAKRKIIGGLFVDVFKEQAAILKAGDGGHKGATFLAQGTIYPDVIESGGANSKKAVTIKSHHNVGGLPEQLGLKLLEPLRELFKDEVRELGVALGLPHAMVYRHPFPGPGLGVRILGEVKKEYADLLRQADAIFIEELRNHTDAETGATWYDLTSQAFAVFLPVKSVGVMGDGRTYEYVVALRAVQTSDFMTADWAELPYALLKKVSGRIINEVRGINRVTYDVSSKPPATIEWE, encoded by the coding sequence ATGTCACACGAAAAAATCCTCATTCTTGATTTCGGCTCACAAGTCACCCAACTCATAGCGCGTCGCGTGCGAGAGGCCCATGTGTTTTGTGAAGTACACCCCTGTGACGTAACAAGCGACTGGGTGCGTGACTACGCCGCAGACGGCAACCTGAAAGGCGTGATTCTGTCTGGCAGCCACGCCAGCGTGTACGAAGAGTCCACCGACGCCGCTCCTGACGCCGTCTTTGAGCTGGGCGTACCCGTGCTGGGTATTTGCTACGGCATGCAAACCATGGCGCAGCAGTTGGGCGGCAAGGTGGAGGGCGGTCATACGCGTGAGTTTGGCTACGCCGAAGTACGCGCACACGGCCACACCAAATTGTTGGACGGCATTGCCGACTTCACCACCGCCGAAGGCCACGGCATGCTCAAAGTGTGGATGAGTCACGGTGACAAGGTCACAGGCATGCCTGAGGGCTTCAAGCTCATGGCATCAACGCCAAGCTGCCCCATAGCAGGCATGGCGGACGAAGCGCGCGGCTACTACGCCGTGCAGTTTCACCCAGAGGTGACACACACCGTGCAGGGCAAAGCCATGTTGGAGCGCTTTGTACTAGACGTTTGCAAGGCCCAGCCCGACTGGATCATGGGCGACTACGTTGAAGAAGCCGTGGCTCGCATCCGCGAACAAGTGGGCGACGAAGAAGTTATTTTGGGCTTGTCCGGTGGCGTGGACTCGTCTGTCGCAGCTGCGCTCATACACCGCGCCATTGGTGACCAGCTCACCTGTGTGTTTGTTGACCACGGTTTGTTGCGCCTGAACGAGGGCGACATGGTCATGGAAATGTTTGAGGGCAAGCTCAACGCGCGCGTGATTCGCGTAGACGCTGCCGACTTGTTTTTGGGCAAGCTCGCAGGCGTGTCTGAGCCAGAGGCCAAGCGCAAAATCATTGGTGGCTTGTTTGTAGACGTGTTCAAAGAGCAGGCCGCCATACTCAAAGCAGGCGACGGCGGCCACAAGGGCGCGACGTTTTTGGCGCAAGGCACCATTTACCCCGACGTGATCGAGTCTGGCGGTGCCAACAGCAAAAAAGCCGTCACCATCAAAAGCCACCACAACGTGGGCGGCTTGCCAGAGCAACTGGGCCTTAAGCTGCTAGAGCCGCTGCGCGAATTGTTTAAAGACGAAGTGCGTGAACTGGGCGTGGCCCTGGGCCTGCCGCACGCCATGGTGTACCGCCACCCCTTCCCAGGCCCAGGCTTGGGTGTGCGTATTTTGGGCGAAGTGAAAAAAGAATACGCCGACTTGCTGCGCCAAGCCGACGCCATCTTCATCGAAGAGCTGCGCAACCACACCGACGCCGAAACCGGCGCCACCTGGTACGACCTCACCAGCCAAGCCTTTGCTGTGTTTTTACCGGTAAAAAGCGTAGGCGTCATGGGCGATGGCCGCACCTACGAATACGTGGTGGCCTTGCGCGCCGTGCAAACCTCAGACTTCATGACAGCAGACTGGGCCGAGCTGCCCTACGCGTTGCTCAAGAAGGTATCTGGTCGCATCATCAACGAAGTACGCGGCATCAACCGCGTGACCTACGACGTGTCCAGCAAGCCGCCTGCCACTATTGAGTGGGAGTAA
- the smpB gene encoding SsrA-binding protein SmpB, with product MATSNASGKPKKPLPAKIADNKRARFDYAIEDTFEAGMVLEGWEVKALRQGKVQLTDGYVVIRNQELFIIGCQINALISASTHVRADAVRTKKLLLKKDEIRRLVGKVEQRGYTLVPLNLHWKNGRVKCDIGLAKGKAEYDKRATIKEREGKREVERAMKERHK from the coding sequence ATGGCCACATCTAACGCATCAGGCAAGCCCAAAAAGCCATTGCCCGCCAAAATTGCGGACAACAAGCGCGCGCGTTTCGACTACGCCATTGAGGACACTTTTGAAGCCGGTATGGTTCTGGAGGGCTGGGAGGTCAAGGCGTTGCGCCAGGGCAAGGTCCAGCTGACAGACGGCTATGTGGTCATTCGCAACCAGGAGCTGTTCATCATTGGCTGCCAGATCAACGCGCTGATCAGCGCGTCTACCCACGTGCGAGCGGACGCGGTGCGCACCAAGAAGCTGCTACTCAAAAAGGACGAGATCCGCCGCCTGGTGGGCAAGGTGGAACAACGCGGCTACACACTGGTGCCACTCAACCTGCACTGGAAAAACGGCCGTGTGAAATGCGACATAGGCCTGGCCAAAGGCAAGGCCGAATACGACAAACGCGCCACCATCAAGGAACGCGAGGGCAAACGCGAGGTTGAGCGCGCCATGAAAGAGCGGCACAAATAA
- a CDS encoding SAM-dependent methyltransferase, with protein sequence MNLIKSKQRVSEHGEVFTPEWLVDAMLDLVKDESERLDARFLEPACGSGNFLKRILMRKLATVEMKYAKSEFARKHYAALSVMCIYGIELLEDNIAECKANLLKIYAEYLNLSQEDALYACGEYVLTQNIVHGNALTMKDIKGSPITFAEWGYLGKGKFQRRDFKFDVLIGSSAFSAEGSLFADLDQHAIFTPIKTSKPMTAVEIAAQLQSN encoded by the coding sequence ATGAACTTAATCAAATCCAAACAACGTGTTTCAGAACATGGCGAAGTGTTTACGCCAGAGTGGCTAGTGGATGCAATGCTTGACTTAGTCAAAGATGAGTCAGAGCGACTGGACGCTCGCTTCTTGGAGCCAGCTTGTGGAAGTGGGAATTTTCTAAAAAGAATCCTAATGCGAAAGCTGGCCACAGTAGAAATGAAGTACGCAAAATCGGAATTTGCTCGTAAACACTATGCCGCTTTAAGCGTGATGTGCATCTACGGAATTGAGCTACTAGAAGACAACATTGCTGAGTGTAAAGCGAACCTTTTAAAAATTTATGCTGAGTACCTAAACCTCAGCCAGGAAGATGCTTTGTATGCCTGCGGTGAATATGTACTTACCCAAAATATCGTACACGGTAACGCGCTAACAATGAAAGACATAAAGGGTAGCCCAATTACTTTCGCAGAGTGGGGTTACCTAGGAAAAGGAAAGTTTCAGCGTCGTGACTTTAAGTTTGATGTGCTGATAGGTTCATCTGCATTTAGTGCTGAAGGCTCCTTGTTCGCTGACCTAGATCAACACGCGATTTTCACTCCTATTAAGACATCCAAGCCAATGACAGCAGTTGAGATAGCCGCACAACTGCAATCGAATTAA